A portion of the Halalkalicoccus tibetensis genome contains these proteins:
- a CDS encoding ABC transporter substrate-binding protein — translation MPENHRRPVAVSRRKVLALTGVAGVGAVAGCLGGDDDDSDLLNGELDTVDVDYDENYEEEMNEAVPSGAVNPFNAEYIFNPYHTSWNQGDAQETSFEYLAVYSTEEGEFLPRVAEDWEIDEETAATRVEISDEYGWSDGSPVTAADFVTALKLQAYLDQGIETYVDPDDIVVDGDYAFELQPREGYQNVEEELWLNQWAETILDVSEAQYGEFVERFEDAEDDDEIESIQQDVVSFEPEWDEALFSGPFVFVEANEEYADQVPNPEHPIARDWEFYLRHGQAEEEAGLRAGEVDWEHNDPTLQDLPEKYDVPPVSFSGQSFALLFGPEDEYISSSPQVRQAIAHAVDFERLVDEFSPDTPVDPYSCGIDAGYVEFFVEEDVLEAMTNYVPQETDLAAELLEDEGFTLDDGQWYTPDDEPWELNFPVGDWFPDQAEMIYNNLDQFGVGIDYYVDEMPTWQAEVEDDSQYDISVHLNYGMARDYHAHADLQEELFGPVRGAISETGVLENEVEVPEVGNPDGETITVDFEESLNALATAEDEEEVMEHASELAWAHNQLLPAAMIHPWSEHYWVNAGEWDFDLESDDWLTSNRIVHYFLENGLEPQ, via the coding sequence ATGCCAGAGAACCACAGGCGGCCGGTAGCCGTCTCTCGGAGAAAGGTACTAGCACTGACAGGAGTTGCGGGCGTCGGTGCGGTCGCCGGCTGCCTCGGGGGCGACGACGACGATAGCGACCTTCTCAATGGGGAGTTGGACACCGTCGACGTGGACTACGACGAGAACTACGAGGAGGAGATGAACGAAGCGGTTCCCTCCGGGGCGGTCAACCCGTTCAACGCGGAGTACATCTTCAACCCGTATCACACCTCCTGGAACCAGGGCGACGCCCAGGAGACCTCCTTCGAGTACCTCGCCGTCTACAGCACCGAGGAGGGTGAGTTCCTCCCGCGGGTCGCCGAGGACTGGGAGATCGACGAGGAGACGGCCGCCACGCGCGTCGAGATCAGCGACGAGTACGGCTGGTCCGACGGCTCGCCGGTCACCGCGGCCGACTTTGTGACCGCCCTCAAGCTCCAGGCGTATCTCGACCAGGGGATCGAGACCTACGTCGATCCGGACGACATCGTCGTCGACGGCGACTACGCGTTCGAACTCCAGCCCCGCGAGGGGTACCAGAACGTCGAGGAGGAGCTGTGGCTGAACCAGTGGGCCGAGACGATACTGGACGTCTCGGAGGCCCAGTACGGCGAGTTCGTCGAGCGCTTCGAGGACGCCGAGGACGACGACGAGATCGAGTCGATCCAACAGGACGTCGTCTCCTTCGAGCCCGAGTGGGACGAGGCGCTCTTCTCGGGTCCGTTCGTCTTCGTCGAGGCAAACGAGGAGTACGCCGATCAGGTCCCGAACCCCGAACACCCGATCGCACGGGACTGGGAGTTCTACCTCCGTCACGGACAGGCAGAGGAGGAAGCCGGTCTGCGCGCCGGCGAGGTCGACTGGGAGCACAACGACCCGACGCTCCAGGATCTGCCCGAGAAGTACGACGTGCCGCCGGTCTCGTTCTCCGGGCAGTCCTTCGCGCTGCTGTTCGGTCCCGAGGACGAATACATCAGCAGCTCGCCGCAGGTACGACAGGCGATCGCACACGCCGTCGACTTCGAGAGGCTCGTCGACGAGTTCTCCCCCGACACGCCGGTCGACCCGTACTCCTGTGGCATCGACGCCGGCTACGTCGAGTTCTTCGTCGAGGAGGACGTCCTAGAGGCGATGACGAACTACGTGCCCCAGGAGACCGACCTGGCGGCCGAGCTCCTCGAGGACGAGGGGTTCACGCTGGACGACGGGCAGTGGTACACGCCCGACGACGAGCCCTGGGAGCTCAACTTCCCGGTCGGCGACTGGTTCCCGGACCAGGCCGAGATGATCTACAACAACCTCGACCAGTTCGGCGTCGGGATCGACTACTACGTCGACGAGATGCCGACCTGGCAGGCCGAGGTCGAGGACGACTCCCAGTACGACATCAGCGTCCACCTCAACTACGGGATGGCCCGCGACTACCACGCCCATGCCGACCTCCAGGAGGAGCTGTTCGGCCCCGTCAGGGGGGCCATCTCCGAGACGGGGGTTCTGGAGAACGAGGTCGAGGTCCCCGAGGTCGGCAACCCCGACGGCGAGACGATCACCGTCGACTTCGAGGAGAGCCTCAACGCGCTCGCCACCGCCGAGGACGAGGAGGAGGTCATGGAGCACGCCTCCGAGCTCGCGTGGGCTCACAACCAGCTCCTGCCCGCGGCGATGATCCACCCCTGGAGCGAGCACTACTGGGTCAACGCCGGCGAGTGGGACTTCGACCTCGAGTCGGACGACTGGCTGACCTCGAACCGGATCGTGCACTACTTCCTCGAGAACGGCCTCGAGCCGCAGTAA
- a CDS encoding mandelate racemase/muconate lactonizing enzyme family protein, which yields MVGDIDPREVAITDVRTARVDSEFHWTFVRIDTDAGVSGIGEAVLGPAVDGYIEHAKGLLVGKSPVDIDARCTELYDGLSFLGGMNGVGVTAISGIDVALHDLAGKLLGVPAYQLVGGKHREEVRVYCDTHAGDHLFRTDENSYSPEAYADAAEAVVADGFDALKFDLDGTERDELDGRNKHLNGRAIERKVAIVEAVLDRVGDRADVAFDCHWSWTGDTGRRLASALEPYDVWWLEDTVPPENHDVQRYVTHNTDTTIAAGENLYRVEGARRLIESQGIDVFHPDVPKTGGMRETKKAADMAKAYSIPLALHNVASPIGTMASAHVGAAASNFLALEFHARDLEWWDDLLVRDEPLIREGRIAVPDEPGLGIELDEDALAAHLVDGEELFDEA from the coding sequence ATGGTAGGAGATATCGACCCCCGTGAAGTAGCGATAACGGACGTTCGGACCGCGCGGGTGGACTCGGAGTTCCACTGGACGTTCGTCCGAATAGACACCGACGCGGGCGTCAGCGGCATCGGCGAGGCGGTGCTCGGGCCGGCGGTCGATGGCTACATCGAGCACGCGAAGGGGCTCCTCGTCGGGAAGAGCCCGGTCGACATCGACGCGCGCTGTACGGAGCTCTACGACGGGTTGTCCTTCCTCGGCGGGATGAACGGGGTCGGCGTCACGGCGATCTCCGGGATCGACGTCGCGCTGCACGACCTCGCCGGGAAGCTCCTCGGCGTCCCGGCCTACCAGCTCGTCGGCGGGAAACACCGCGAGGAGGTGCGCGTCTACTGTGACACCCACGCGGGCGATCATCTCTTCCGAACGGACGAGAACTCCTACTCCCCGGAGGCGTACGCCGACGCCGCCGAGGCGGTCGTCGCCGACGGGTTCGACGCGCTGAAGTTCGACCTCGACGGGACGGAGAGAGACGAGCTCGACGGCCGAAACAAACACCTGAACGGGCGGGCGATCGAGCGGAAGGTCGCGATCGTCGAGGCGGTGCTCGACCGGGTCGGCGACCGCGCGGACGTCGCCTTCGACTGTCACTGGAGCTGGACGGGCGACACCGGGCGTCGGCTGGCGAGCGCGCTCGAACCGTACGACGTCTGGTGGCTCGAGGACACGGTCCCGCCCGAGAACCACGACGTCCAGCGCTACGTCACCCACAACACCGACACCACCATCGCGGCCGGCGAGAACCTCTATCGGGTCGAGGGCGCCCGCCGGCTGATCGAGAGCCAGGGGATCGACGTCTTCCATCCGGACGTCCCCAAGACCGGCGGGATGCGGGAAACGAAGAAGGCCGCGGACATGGCCAAGGCCTACTCGATCCCGCTCGCGCTCCACAACGTGGCCTCGCCGATCGGGACGATGGCCAGCGCCCACGTCGGCGCCGCGGCGTCGAACTTCCTCGCCCTCGAGTTCCACGCGCGCGACCTGGAGTGGTGGGACGACCTGCTCGTCCGCGACGAGCCGCTGATCCGGGAGGGGCGGATCGCGGTCCCCGACGAGCCCGGCCTGGGGATCGAGCTCGACGAGGACGCCCTCGCGGCGCATCTGGTCGACGGCGAGGAGCTGTTTGACGAAGCGTAG
- a CDS encoding ABC transporter permease subunit: MANWLIKRLGQAVLTVVVVFHLTFVLVRLMPGNPLEAMMAQMLEQYPGDPATARRVVELQLNINPDAPLHVQYLDYMTAVLQGDLGYSISQNASVNQILAEAVPWTIFYMSIAMVITFVTSICLGAIMAYYEGTKFDTAMTGIAVIETSTPYYVAALLLSFVFAYQLGWFPTGARYPGGVEIGLNAGFVLGSLHHAALPIISLIVTGAAASLSMRGNSISVLGADHIRVAQLRGLPPTRIALRYVMRNALLPLYTGLLLTVGFMIGGSIILEDIFNYRGMGWYMFAGVNNRDYPLMVGGFMVICVTVVIAMLIADATYSRIDPRAQSGGDNMEVYGSSTGVPLRTQLKRYVQRLTGRTGEEKRADGGTSRYEFMGEETAVDVDRKEVLYRKFDRSIYAPMKIVLGDWRGLTGISLILSFFAIGFIGPRFVHSPTTTFATWVSPLDAGLAHPLGTTNTGVDLLSLMVHGTTPVLIMIVTGALATVLVGVSVGTVAGFRGGTIDRVLMTICDIVISIPGLPLIIVIAAIIEPRHPALVGLVLSVAAWGGLGRSIRSEVLKVRGYEYVEASRAMGIGTPPIILKDILPNIWPYILINLANNARNIIFASVALYYLGFLPISSQNWGVVLNNAEEAGALYTLGQSHFIIAPMIFIILLSMGLILLAQSLDRISNPRIRARHAKSVDDDEPR, translated from the coding sequence ATGGCAAACTGGTTAATCAAGCGGCTGGGGCAGGCAGTGCTGACGGTCGTCGTGGTGTTTCACCTGACGTTCGTCTTGGTTCGACTGATGCCGGGGAACCCGCTGGAGGCGATGATGGCGCAGATGCTCGAGCAGTATCCGGGGGACCCGGCGACCGCCCGCCGAGTCGTCGAACTCCAGTTGAACATCAACCCCGACGCACCGCTGCACGTCCAGTATCTCGATTACATGACGGCGGTGCTGCAGGGCGACCTCGGCTACTCGATCTCGCAGAACGCATCGGTCAACCAGATCCTCGCCGAGGCCGTCCCGTGGACGATCTTCTACATGTCCATCGCCATGGTGATCACGTTCGTCACGAGCATCTGTCTGGGCGCGATCATGGCCTACTACGAGGGCACGAAGTTCGACACCGCGATGACCGGCATCGCCGTCATCGAGACCTCCACGCCTTACTACGTCGCGGCGCTGCTGCTGTCGTTCGTCTTCGCCTACCAGCTGGGATGGTTTCCCACGGGGGCGCGCTATCCAGGTGGCGTCGAGATCGGCCTCAACGCCGGGTTCGTGCTCGGGTCGTTACACCACGCGGCCTTGCCGATCATCTCGTTGATCGTCACGGGCGCGGCGGCCTCGCTGAGCATGCGCGGCAACTCGATCAGCGTCCTCGGGGCGGACCACATACGGGTAGCCCAGCTACGTGGGCTCCCCCCGACGCGGATCGCCCTGCGATACGTCATGCGCAACGCGCTGTTGCCCCTCTACACCGGCCTCCTCCTGACGGTCGGGTTCATGATCGGCGGGTCGATCATTCTCGAGGACATCTTCAACTACCGCGGGATGGGCTGGTACATGTTCGCGGGTGTCAACAACCGCGACTACCCGCTGATGGTCGGCGGGTTCATGGTCATCTGTGTCACGGTCGTGATCGCGATGCTCATCGCCGACGCCACCTACAGCCGGATCGACCCGCGGGCCCAGTCGGGCGGCGACAACATGGAGGTCTACGGGAGCTCGACCGGCGTCCCGCTGCGGACCCAGCTCAAGCGCTACGTCCAGCGGCTCACCGGCCGGACAGGCGAGGAGAAGCGGGCCGACGGCGGGACCTCGCGCTACGAGTTCATGGGCGAGGAGACCGCCGTCGACGTCGACCGCAAGGAGGTGCTCTACCGGAAGTTCGACCGGTCGATCTACGCGCCGATGAAGATCGTTCTCGGCGACTGGCGGGGGCTGACCGGCATATCGCTCATCCTCTCGTTCTTCGCGATCGGCTTCATCGGCCCGCGGTTCGTCCACAGCCCGACGACGACGTTCGCGACGTGGGTCTCGCCGCTCGACGCCGGCCTCGCCCACCCGCTCGGCACGACCAACACCGGCGTCGACCTCCTCTCGCTGATGGTTCACGGGACGACCCCCGTTCTGATCATGATCGTCACCGGCGCGCTCGCGACGGTGCTGGTCGGCGTCAGCGTCGGCACCGTCGCGGGGTTCCGGGGCGGGACCATCGACCGCGTGCTGATGACGATCTGTGACATCGTCATCTCGATCCCCGGCCTTCCGCTCATCATCGTCATCGCGGCGATCATCGAGCCACGCCACCCGGCGCTCGTCGGATTGGTGCTGTCGGTCGCCGCCTGGGGCGGGCTCGGGCGCTCGATCCGCTCGGAGGTGCTGAAGGTCCGGGGCTACGAGTACGTCGAGGCCTCGCGCGCGATGGGGATCGGTACCCCGCCGATCATCCTCAAGGACATCCTGCCGAACATCTGGCCGTACATCCTGATCAACCTCGCGAACAACGCCAGGAACATCATCTTCGCGTCGGTCGCGCTGTACTACCTCGGGTTCCTCCCGATCAGCTCGCAGAACTGGGGGGTCGTCCTCAACAACGCCGAGGAGGCCGGGGCGCTCTACACCCTCGGGCAGTCCCACTTCATCATCGCCCCGATGATCTTCATCATCCTGCTTTCGATGGGGCTGATCCTGCTGGCCCAGTCGCTCGACCGGATCAGCAACCCGCGGATCCGGGCCCGCCACGCGAAGTCCGTCGACGACGACGAGCCGCGCTGA